In Triticum aestivum cultivar Chinese Spring chromosome 5B, IWGSC CS RefSeq v2.1, whole genome shotgun sequence, the following proteins share a genomic window:
- the LOC123117735 gene encoding pirin-like protein, which produces MSSSSSSVTFENPRKVVKKVLSLSQSEGDGATVRRSIGRHELRNLDPFLLLDEFSVSKPAGFPDHPHRGFETVTYMLDGAFTHQDFSGRKGTIRTGDVQWMTAGSGIVHSEMPAADGVQKGLQLWINLASKDKMIEPRYQELESKDISQAEKDGVAVRIIAGEAFGVRSPVYTRTPTMYMDFTMQPGSQLHQPIPEGWNAFVYVIEGEGVFGKENAAPASTHHCLVLGAGDGLSVWNRSGAPLRFTLAAGQPLNEPVVQQGPFVMNSRAQIQQAMEDYYYGRNGFEKASQWSSA; this is translated from the exons GTCCCAGTCCGAGGGGGACggcgccaccgtccgccggagcatcGGCCG GCACGAGCTCCGGAACCTGGACCCGTTCCTCCTGCTCGACGAGTTCTCCGTCTCCAAGCCCGCCGGCTTCCCCGACCACCCTCACCGTGGCTTCGAGACCGTCACCTACATGCTCGAT GGGGCCTTCACCCACCAGGACTTCTCTGGCCGCAAGGGCACCATCAGGACCGGAGATGTGCAG TGGATGACGGCGGGGAGTGGCATCGTGCACTCAGAGATGCCGGCAGCAGACGGAGTGCAGAAAGGCCTGCAGCTCTGGATCAACCTCGCCTCCAAAGACAAGAT GATCGAGCCGCGGTACCAGGAGCTCGAGAGCAAGGACATTAGCCAGGCCGAGAAGGACGGCGTGGCGGTGCGGATCATCGCTGGGGAAGCATTTGGGGTGCGGTCGCCGGTCTACACGCGGACGCCAACCATGTACATGGACTTCACAATGCAACCAGGTTCGCAGCTCCACCAGCCAATCCCCGAGGGCTGGAACGCCTTCGTGTACGTCATCGAGGGGGAGGGCGTGTTCGGCAAGGAGAATGCAGCGCCGGCGAGCACGCACCACTGCCTTGTGCTTGGCGCGGGGGACGGGCTCAGCGTGTGGAATAGGTCAGGCGCACCGCTGCGGTTCACCCTTGCGGCGGGGCAGCCGCTGAACGAGCCGGTGGTGCAGCAGGGGCCCTTTGTCATGAACTCGCGTGCCCAGATCCAGCAGGCCATGGAGGACTACTACTACGGCCGCAACGGCTTCGAGAAGGCCAGCCAGTGGAGCTCCGCCTGA